The proteins below are encoded in one region of Lactuca sativa cultivar Salinas chromosome 3, Lsat_Salinas_v11, whole genome shotgun sequence:
- the LOC111898333 gene encoding protein SHORT-ROOT yields MERTHISPYTNHQTTSKEQSIHTYTDSGGGETCPDEDKWASRLLRQCAQAISEKDSAKINHLLWMLNELSSPYGDCDQKLAYYFLQALFCKATESGQRCYKTLVSVADKSHCFDSARKLILKFQEVSPWTTFGHVASNGAILEAFDGETKLHIIDISNTLCTQWPTLLEALATRSDETPSLKLTVVVTASLVSSVMKEITQRMEKFARLMGVPFEIKVINGSNIPLGDLTKEELGVKEDEAVAVNCIGALKRVEVEERGDVIRLFSSLKPRVVTIVEEEADFTSSRSDFMKCFEDCLRYYTLYFEMLEDSFTPTSNERLMLERECSRSIIRVLSCDDKQNIGSGDCERREKGNQWCERLKEVFSIVGFSDDVVDDVKALLRRYRTGWSLVNDQTNPNTDSGIYLAWKDESVVWASAWKP; encoded by the coding sequence ATGGAGAGAACACACATCTCTCCCTACACCAACCACCAAACAACAAGCAAAGAACAAAGCATCCACACATACACAGACTCTGGTGGTGGCGAGACTTGTCCAGACGAGGATAAGTGGGCTTCCAGACTTCTACGACAGTGTGCTCAAGCCATCTCGGAAAAGGACTCCGCCAAGATCAACCACCTTCTATGGATGTTAAACGAGCTATCATCGCCCTACGGTGACTGTGATCAGAAACTCGCTTATTACTTCTTGCAAGCTCTCTTTTGCAAAGCAACGGAGTCTGGACAAAGATGCTACAAGACCTTGGTGTCAGTTGCCGACAAGAGCCACTGTTTTGATTCTGCCAGAAAACTCATACTTAAATTCCAAGAGGTTTCTCCTTGGACTACGTTCGGCCATGTTGCATCTAATGGTGCTATTTTGGAAGCTTTTGATGGTGAGACCAAACTTCATATAATTGATATAAGCAACACGCTTTGCACCCAATGGCCTACTTTGCTTGAAGCTTTAGCCACTCGGAGCGATGAAACTCCTAGCCTAAAGTTGACTGTGGTTGTCACAGCCAGCCTCGTGAGTTCAGTAATGAAAGAGATCACTCAAAGAATGGAGAAATTTGCTCGTTTGATGGGTGTTCCTTTCGAGATTAAGGTAATCAATGGATCAAATATTCCGCTAGGAGATCTTACCAAGGAAGAGTTAGGTGTCAAGGAAGACGAAGCTGTAGCGGTGAATTGTATAGGGGCTTTAAAAAGAGTTGAGGTAGAAGAAAGAGGTGACGTGATTCGGCTATTCAGCTCTTTAAAGCCTCGTGTGGTGACCATAGTAGAAGAAGAAGCCGATTTTACTAGTTCTAGAAGCGACTTTATGAAGTGCTTTGAAGACTGTTTGAGGTACTACACTTTGTACTTTGAGATGTTGGAAGATAGCTTTACACCCACGAGCAATGAGAGGTTGATGTTAGAGAGAGAGTGCTCGAGAAGCATCATTAGGGTTTTGTCTTGTGATGACAAACAGAATATTGGCTCAGGAGATTGCGAGAGGAGGGAGAAAGGAAACCAATGGTGTGAGAGGCTGAAGGAGGTTTTTTCCATTGTAGGGTTTAGTGATGACGTGGTGGACGATGTAAAGGCGTTGCTTAGAAGGTATCGAACTGGATGGTCTCTTGTAAACGATCAAACCAATCCCAATACAGACTCTGGAATCTATTTGGCTTGGAAAGATGAATCAGTTGTCTGGGCTTCagcttggaaaccctaa